Proteins found in one Pseudorasbora parva isolate DD20220531a chromosome 11, ASM2467924v1, whole genome shotgun sequence genomic segment:
- the slc7a11 gene encoding cystine/glutamate transporter: MPRRTVSVPHPNGDPTTSKFGEKDHLKSNGDPHAGAPKEKVELRKKVTLLRGISIIIGTIIGAGIFISPKGILKNSGSVGMSLVVWIACGILSLFGALSYAELGTCIKKSGGHYTYILEAFGPQVAFVRLWADMIAIRPAGLAVIALAFGRYILEPIFMPCGVPDFAVKLATAIGITLVMYINSMSVSWTARLQIFLTFSKLLAIAIIIVPGLYLLFKGETKNFENAFEVNTANLAGLPLAFYSGMYAYAGWFYLNFVTEEVENPERTVPLAICISMVIVMICYTLTNVAYYTVMSAEELLASDAVAVTFAEKLMGNFSFAVPVFVALSCFGSMNGCLFAISRMFYVASREGQLPEVLSMIHIRRHTPLPAVIVLFPITLLILFLGDIYSLLNFMSFMRWLFIGVAVVGLIYLRYTRPDMPRPFKVPIIIPAVFSFTCFFMVFLSLYSDPINTGIGFAISLTGIPAYYIFIYIERKPKWFQKFSDSMNRSLQIILEVVPADH, encoded by the exons ATGCCCAGAAGGACTGTGTCAGTTCCCCATCCCAATGGGGATCCGACTACAAGTAAATTTGGAGAGAAAGACCATCTCAAATCAAATGGAGACCCCCACGCCGGAGCCCCCAAGGAGAAGGTGGAACTGCGGAAGAAGGTGACCCTGCTCCGAGGAATCTCTATTATCATTGGGACGATCATTGGAGCAGGAATATTCATCTCTCCGAAGGGAATTCTGAAGAACTCGGGCAGTGTGGGAATGTCACTGGTGGTGTGGATTGCCTGTGGGATTCTCTCTCTTTTCG GTGCTCTATCATATGCAGAGCTTGGTACCTGTATAAAAAAATCTGGTGGCCATTACACATATATTCTGGAGGCGTTTGGTCCGCAAGTGGCTTTTGTGCGATTGTGGGCTGACATGATTGCCATAAG ACCTGCAGGTTTGGCTGTGATCGCTCTGGCATTTGGCCGCTATATTTTAGAGCCCATCTTCATGCCATGTGGAGTTCCTGACTTTGCCGTTAAATTGGCCACAGCAATTGGAATCA CCTTGGTAATGTATATAAACAGCATGAGTGTAAGCTGGACTGCCAGACTCCAGATCTTCCTCACATTCAGCAAGCTGCTCGCCATTGCCATTATCATTGTTCCAGGATTATACCTACTCTTCAAAG GGGAGACCAAAAACTTTGAGAATGCGTTTGAGGTCAACACAGCTAACTTGGCAGGACTTCCTCTTGCCTTTTACTCAGGAATGTATGCTTATGCCGGCTG GTTTTACTTGAATTTTGTGACTGAGGAGGTGGAGAATCCTGAGAG GACGGTGCCTCTTGCCATCTGCATCTCCATGGTGATAGTAATGATCTGTTACACACTGACAAACGTGGCATATTACACCGTGATGTCAGCAGAAGAGCTGTTAGCTTCCGATGCCGTAGCTGTG ACTTTTGCAGAGAAGCTAATGGGAAACTTCTCATTTGCAGTTCCTGTTTTTGTAGCTTTGTCTTGCTTTGGGTCCATGAATGGATGCCTATTTGCCATCTCAAG AATGTTTTATGTGGCCTCTCGAGAAGGTCAGCTACCTGAAGTTCTCTCTATGATTCACATACGCCGACACACGCCATTACCTGCTGTGATTGTCCTG TTTCCGATCACACTACTGATCCTCTTCTTAGGGGACATCTACAGCCTGCTGAACTTCATGAGCTTCATGCGCTGGTTGTTCATCGGGGTGGCCGTAGTCGGCCTCATCTACTTGCGATACACACGCCCTGATATGCCACGACCTTTTAAG GTCCCTATTATAATTCCTGCTGTTTTCTCCTTTACCTGTTTCTTCATGGTCTTCCTCTCTCTATATTCGGATCCAATTAATACAGGGATTGGCTTTGCCATCTCTCTCACAGGCATCCCTGCCTACTACATATTCATCTACATCGAAAGAAAACCCAAATGGTTCCAGAAATTTTCAG ACTCTATGAACAGATCTCTACAGATCATCCTAGAGGTGGTTCCTGCAGATCACTGA